GGGGATAAAGCTCGAGGATGGCGCGATCGGCAGAGCGCGCGTGGATATCCTGGGGTATGTCAAGAAGGCGACGCGAATCCGGCTGACCCTGCATGAAGGACGGAAGCGCGAAGTCAAGCAACTCTGCAAGGCCGTGGGATTCCCGGTAATAAAACTTCGTCGGGTTGAATTTGCCGGCATAACCGCACGCGGGATGAAGACGGGTGAATGGCGCTATCTGACCAGTACGGAGATATCTCGGCTCAGAGCGGTAGGCAAATAAAAAGCCGCACAGGGCGGCTTCTTCACGATTGGTGCGTCGCAGACGTCCACGTCTGCACGAAACAATGAACGGGCAGACCGGGAGGTCTGCCGCGCAAATTATTCTTCTGAGGCAATTTTCTTCAGACTGACCGTTCAGGTCACTCCTTGATCTCTCGAAACAGAATGAATCCACTGGCGCCGACAGCGAAGATGCGCTTGCCGTTGCTGGCGAGATCAGCGAAATCCACCGTCACCGGGAGCGGAACTTCTTTCTTCCAGGTTCTGCCGCCATCGCGGGTAGCCAGGATATGTCCACCGGTGCCGGCCACGAAGCCGAGTGAATCTGAGATCAGGAGCGAGGAGGTGAGAGCAGCTTCGCCTTCCAATGGGACCGAAGTCCAGGTTTTGCCGCGATCGCTGGAGAAAGCGCACATAGCGTCACTGCCGCAGATGATCCCCGTGTTGTTGTAGAACGCGGTGGATCGTCCGGGTTTGCCGCTGACAGTCGCCAGCGATTGCCAGGTGGCCCCCATATCGGTTGAATAGTGCAATTTCCCGTATGACTGAAAACAGACCGGGACCCCCTTGCCGACAAACAGCTCACCAAAACGCATTCCGGTAATATCAAGTTTCTTCCACGTGATCCCGGCATCGGTGCTTCGATACAGAACACCATCCATGTTAGCTCCGGGGGTTAGCCCGGTGGCGAGGGCGATAGAATCCGTCAGGAAAAGCGCGGAGGTGAACCAGGTAGTGGAATCATCTTTGAGGCGACGGTCTTCCCACTGTTTGCCGCCATCAATCGTGCGGTAGATCTGACCGCGTCGACCAACCGCGAGGCCGGTATCATTGGTCCGAAAGAAAACGTCTTCGAGAACGGCTTTATCGGAGATGCTGAAGACGGTCCAGGATTCGCCGCCATCGTAGGTGGCGCCGTACTTTCCGCCGCTGGTGACAACATAGCCGATCTGGGATGACGGGAAGCAGATCCCGGCAATGGTTTCTTCGAGGGGAACCCGTTTGGCTCGCCATTGCGCGGCGGAGAGGTTTCCGGCCGCCAGGCAGAGCAACAGGGTTATCAGGACAAAGGGAGTCCGGTGAAGGCGGTTTTTAGTTTGTCGATTAGTCATCGCTTTTTTACTATCCATATTAGTACAAGATTTCAGGTTATACGCGCCAAAGTACGATGGGCCGAAGCAAATGTCAAACCGGCGCTCAAAAGGTTAAATACTGTGCAAGGATCGCTCGTTCAACTGTCTAATATCCAGGTCCGGACCCAGCGCGGAGAAGAGCTCTTTTCGTCTCTCTCGCTGACGGTTGAGACCGGTCGTTCTGCTGTCATTATCGGCGGCGCCGGCTCCGGCAAGACCACTCTTTTTGAGCTGTTGCTGGGGTCCCAGCGGCCGTTGAGCGGGACTATCGAGCTGTTCGGCGAGCAGTTCTCCAAGCCCTCGGGGCGGCAGATCCGGCGGATCCGCCGCAAGATCGGCGGGGTCGGGGGGCCATTCAGCCTGGTACCCTCGCTGACCGTGACGGAGAATATCCTGATGCCCGCGATCATATCGGGGGAGCGACCGGAACTCCAGCGGGAGCGGATGCTGAAGATCCTGGGTGAGTTTTCGCTCCTCAATCATGCCGGGCAGTATCCCTCGACGCTGACCAGGGTCGAGAATATGCTGGTGCAGATCGCGCGGGCCTCGATCGCTTACCAGCCGCTGATGATCATTGACGAACCCTCGGCGGGTCTTGATTCCAGAACCTATTTGCGGGTGCTGGACTACCTGGTGCAGGCCTCGCGGTCGGGGAGATCGCTTATTCTGCTGACCTCGGAGAAGCCGCCGATCGAAATTCCAAACAGCGACACCTATGAGATCGCCGGTGGGGGGCTGAAATGACGCGGCTACGATTTGTCATTCGCGAATCAGCGAAAACGATCATGCGACACCCGGGCGTGGCGCTCGGTTCGCTGTTGTCCTTGAGCCTGATCTTTCTGCTGTTTAATATTTTCTGGGTGACGGCGCTCTCAACCAATCGCTTTTACGCCGACCTTCTGCAACAACTCAAAATGGAAGTTTTCATCGCCGAAGCAGTGTCAGATAGCTCACTGGCAGCGCTGTCTACTCGGATCCAGGGGATCGATGGTATTGCCTCGCTGGAGTCGATCAGCAAGGACCAGGCACGGCAGGAGCTGGCGCGGATGGTCGGGATCGATCTGCTGGTCGGATACGATACACTCAATCCGTTGCCGCGGTCAATGGTGTTGACGCTCAAACCGGAAATGCTGACAGTCTCGGATATGCAACGGATCGAACAGCAGATCAGCGGGAGCGACGGCGTGGAAGATGTGCTGTACAGTCGCGACTGGCTGGTCAAAGCGGAACATACCCGGACAGTGGTCAGCACGGTCGGATGGGCGATCGGATTGTTGATCCTGCTGACAGCGGTGATCACATCATCAAACTCGATTCGCCTCATGACCAGGGCACGAGGGCTGGGGTTCCACCAGATGATTTTGATGGGGGCGGGGAGGTTTTTTGTGGCCGCGCCGTTTCTGCTGGAAGGAATCCTGTTGGCGGGGTCATCGGCACTGTTGGGGTGGGGAGTGGTCTGGTATGCGCACAGCAAATTTGAGTTTACTCAGTTTCCGATCGTGCTGCCATCGGGGATGTTGATCCTCTATTTCTGTCTGGCAGCCGCAGCCGTGGGGGGGATCTCCGGTCTGCTGGGGATCCGTAAATTGCTCTCATGATCAGGCGACTGACATTGGTGGTCCTCGCGCTGCTGCTGATCGGGCAGGCGATGCCCGTGGCGGCACAGGAGTCCGAGGATGTCAAACAGCAGCGCAAAGAGCTGGAGAAGATCCAGAAGGATGTCAGCCGGAGCCGCCAAAAGCTGGATTCATTGCGTCAGGAAGAAGCGCGCGTTCAAAAAGCGCTGACCGATTATGATAAACGTTTGGCCAAAGAACAGCAGACCCTGACGAAATTGGGGCGCGACCTGACGCGACTGCAGAAAAATATCAAGGATGCGGAGTCCCAGTTCAGTTCGCGACAGCAATCGCTTGATCTGACGCGCCGCCGCTTTCTGGGATCACTCCGCCAATTCTACCTGACAACACCGCGGCTCGCCGCCGACCTGGTGAATCATCCTTCAACAGAATATCAGACCAACCGGAAATTGATCTACCTGACGGCGTTGGTCAATTTTGAGCAGGGGAATTTGGCGCAGGCCTCGCAGATATTCGATCAGTCGTTGCAGGAACTGGAGAAGCTCTCCAGCCAGCAGGGGAAAGTAACCAAACAAAAGAAGCGTCGCGAGTCGACGGTGGCGCTGGAGAAATCCCGCAAGCAGAAACAGGAAAAGGCGCTCGACCGGCTGGTGCAAATGAAGCAACAGGAAGCCGATCGTATTACCATGCTGCAACAGGCGGCTAAGGAGATGGAGTCGATTGTCGCCCGTCTCGAGGCCAAGCAGAAGAAAAAGGCGGAGGAATCTCCGGAGACGCAGTACGAGCCGACAGTCGACTTTGCGGTTTTGCAGGGGGCATTGCGCGCGCCTTACAAAGGGACTATCACCGTTCGCTACGGCAGTTCGGTTGATGCGACCACCAAGCTGAAATCGTTCTCGCCGGGGATCACGATTCAGGGGGATCCGGGAGGGAGTGTGGCGGCGGTGGCGGCCGGGCAGGTGGCGTACACCGGGAATTTGCGCGGGTACGGGAATTTCGTTATTATCAATCACGATAACGAGCATTACACCACCTATGCCGGGTTGTCGCAGATCTTGGTCACCACCGACCAGGTGATCCGCGCGGGAGATCTGGTTGGATCGGCGAATGCCGAAGGGGTGGTGAAATTTGAATTGCGCCGGGGGAAACAGTCGCTGAACCCGGCGGACTGGATTCGCAGTGATACTTTCTGATATCAGACTGATACAACCAAAAGCCTGGGAGTTGCTGGCACGCTCGGTCGGTTCGGGGCGGGTAGCCTCGACCTATCTGTTGTCCGGCAAAGAGGGGCTGGGGCATTGGCCGCTGGCGATCTCATTTGCCGCGTTATTGAACTGCCCGGACCGTCGAGAACTCGACGGCGTACTGGTACCGTGTGGCGAGTGTGGATCGTGCCGACATATTGCATCGCTGAACGCCGGATTGCTTCAAATCGTTCTTCCTATCCCTTCGCATAAAGATCTCAAAGAGGGAATCGACCTGACGAATGAGTCTCTGGAGATCAAGCGGTCCGAGCCATTCGCGGTGCTGAGCTCCGGCTCGCAGTTGACCGTGCCGATCGATATGGCGCGCGAAGTAAAAAAGCGGCTTTCCCTCAAGGGAGATCAGGGGGAGACGCGCATCGCGCTTTTCTACCAGATGGAAAAGATGCTGACCGCTTCAGCGGATGCGCTCTTGAAACTGATCGAAGAACCGCCGACCGATACCGTGATCCTGATGACGGCCGAGAAGGCGGAGAATCTGCTTCCGACAATCCGTTCCCGTTCGCAGTTGATCCGACTCGAGCGGATCAATACCACCGTCTGCGCGAATTATCTTGTCGGCAAGTATGGTCTGACCGCCGAAAAGGCGATGTTGTACGCGCAGGTGACGGACGGGAATCTTGGGCGGGCGGTGGAGCTGGCGTCGGATGACGACGATGCCGAACTGTCGCAGCGCGCGACCGGGTTTCTGCTGTTTAAGTCGCTGTTTGTAGAGCCTGCCCCGGAGGCGGTGTCGCGGGCGCTTGAGTTTACGCATGACCGGGGGGAAGCGGAGCGCTTGCTGCTCTTCTGGGGATCGTTGATCCGCGACTGCGCCAACTATGCGGTCTCAGGAGATGAAGCACAGATCATCAATCGCGATTATACGGCGGATATTGTGCGGTTGTCGCAGCCATTTGTCGACCCGGAAGTGGCTCCGGCGATGACTTCGGTGATCAAAAACGGACTTGCCGACATACGGCTGAACGTGCATATTCAGCCTTTGGTGGCCGCTCTCGCGCTTCGACTTGGCGCGGCCATTCGAACAGCCCGATAGACGGTTTCGGAGAGTGTTTCCCAACGGAGAACAACGGCCATGGCCGAGATATATCTGGTCGAATTCAAAGGCTCCCGCAAAGAGTACTTTTACAATAGCTACCATCACACCCTGAAGCTGCGCGAATATGTGATCGTCCAGGCCGAGCAGGGGGAAGATATCGGTCTGCTTTCCAAACTGATCGACAAGCAGGCGAAATTCGGCGAAAGCAACCGTCCGCGGTCGATCCTTCGGCCCGCCGGCAAAGAAGATCGCGTGCGTCGCGAGGACCTGGTCCGCAAAGAGCTGGATTGCCGCAAAGAGTTCTACCAACTGATCCGGAAACATGGGCTACCGATGAAGGTGGTTGATGTCGAATGCCAGTTCGACGGAAACAAGATCACGTTCTTCTTTACCGCGGATCACCGGGTTGATTTCCGCTCCCTGGTGCGCGATCTGGCATCGCGATTCCGGACGAGAATAGAACTTCGCCAGATCGGTGTGCGGGATGAAGCCCGCCGCAACGACGGTTACGGGATCTGCGGGCAGCGCCAATGTTGCAACACCTTCATTCGTGATTTTGCGCCGATCTCGACCAGCCATGCGCGCGAGCAGGACCTTTCGTTGAATCCATCGAAGATATCAGGCAACTGCGGGCGACTGCTTTGTTGTTTGCGCTACGAGGTTGACGGCTATATCGAAAACAAAAAGAAATTCCCGCCGGTTGGGGCGATCGTCACCACCAAAAACGGTACGGGACTGCTCCAGCGGATCGACTATTTCCATGAAGAGATGGTGATCATGCCGGAGGACGGCATCCCGGTGCGCGCGAAAGCGGATGAACTGATCTCGGTCGATCGAATGCCGACCGGCAAGGGAGCCGCGCAGGCGACACAAGCCTCCGGTATGGAAGAGCCGATGAATCAGCGAGACAAGGAAGAGTTGAGGAATCTCGACGACCTGGAACGTGAGTAAACAGAGAAAGACAGTACGGTGCCACAACCATTCTATATAACGACCCCGATCTACTACGTGAACGACCGACCGCATATCGGTCATGCCTATACGACCATCGCAGCCGACCTGCTGACCCGGTTTCACCGGATGGAAGAGCGCGATGCGTTTTTCATGACCGGAACGGATGAGCATGGGACGAAAGTCGCCGAAGCGGCGGCCGCGGCCGGATTGACCCCGCAGGAATTCTGCGATCGGACCGTGCAGACATTCAAGACTGCCTGGAAAAATCTTGATATCCAGTACGATCATTTCATCCGGACGACCGAAGAGCGGCATATTGTCGGCGTGCACAAGATCCTGGATGCGATGCGCGCGGCAAAAACCGAGGATGGCCGCGAGGTCATCTATTCGAGTTACTACGAAGGGCTGTATTGCACCGGCTGCGAAAAGTTTCTGACCGAAAAGGATCTGGTCAACGGGCTTTGCCCTGACCATAAGCGGGCGCCGGAGAAACTTCGCGAGAAAAACTATTTCTTCCGCCTCTCGGCCTATGTGCAGAAGATCAAGGAGCGGATAGAAAGCGGCGAACTGCAGATCCTTCCGGAAGAGCGCCGCAACGAAGTGCTCGGATTGATCGGACAGGATGTTCCGGATTTCTCCGTCTCGCGCGAGCGCGTGAAATGGGGGATCCCGTTGTCGTTCGACCGGACGCAGGTGGCCTATGTCTGGGTCGATGCGCTCTCTAATTACATCACCGGTATCGGATACGGCGACAATCCTCAGTCATTCAACAAGTGGTGGAATGAGGGGGAAGTCGTGCATTTGATGGGGAAGGATATCCTCAAGTTCCATTGCCTGTATTGGCCGGCGATGCTGATGGCGGCGGGACTGAAAGTGCCGGAGACGATCTTCCTGCATGGATTCTTTACGATCGACGGCGAGAAGATGTCGAAGTCGCTCGGGAATATGATCGATCCGAACGATATGGTGAAGCAGTTCGGTCCGGATGGGACACGGTATTTGCTGTTGACGCAGTATCCGTTCGGGATCGATGGCGATGTACAGGCGAAGCGGTTTGTGACGCAGTACAATTCCGATCTGGCGAATGATCTGGGGAATCTGGTCTCGCGCGTCACCAAGATGGTGATGGCGGATTTTGACGGTAAACTGCCGCAGCCGTATCGGAATATCGAGGGATTGGATCAATTGATGCTGTTGTCCGAGCAGTTGCCGGATGCAGCGTATTCGCATATCAAGCACTTCCGTTTGACGAACGCGATCGCGGACGCCCTCAATCTGGTGCGGGCCGCCAACAAATTTTTCAACGATTCGGCCCCCTGGCAATTGCGGAAAGCCGGCGAAACCGACAAGCAGGGGGGCGTACTATACGCCTGCTGCGAAGTACTGCGGATCGTCTCGATCATCCTCTATCCGGTGATGCCGCGA
This genomic interval from bacterium contains the following:
- the metG gene encoding methionine--tRNA ligase; protein product: MPQPFYITTPIYYVNDRPHIGHAYTTIAADLLTRFHRMEERDAFFMTGTDEHGTKVAEAAAAAGLTPQEFCDRTVQTFKTAWKNLDIQYDHFIRTTEERHIVGVHKILDAMRAAKTEDGREVIYSSYYEGLYCTGCEKFLTEKDLVNGLCPDHKRAPEKLREKNYFFRLSAYVQKIKERIESGELQILPEERRNEVLGLIGQDVPDFSVSRERVKWGIPLSFDRTQVAYVWVDALSNYITGIGYGDNPQSFNKWWNEGEVVHLMGKDILKFHCLYWPAMLMAAGLKVPETIFLHGFFTIDGEKMSKSLGNMIDPNDMVKQFGPDGTRYLLLTQYPFGIDGDVQAKRFVTQYNSDLANDLGNLVSRVTKMVMADFDGKLPQPYRNIEGLDQLMLLSEQLPDAAYSHIKHFRLTNAIADALNLVRAANKFFNDSAPWQLRKAGETDKQGGVLYACCEVLRIVSIILYPVMPRKMKEIRGVLGLDDSTLTLRNARQFFDLVPGTTINIDQPIFPRIDGTFTPSAPSASPDKAEVKKPDLAPTDDKLLDIADFQRAELRVAQVLFAEPVEGANKLLKLQIDIGTEQRQIIAGVAEYYSPEQLIGTHIIVVTNLKPAVIRGVESRGMLLAAKSGKKLVLVRPDGVIPPGAKVG
- a CDS encoding ATP-binding cassette domain-containing protein, which codes for MQGSLVQLSNIQVRTQRGEELFSSLSLTVETGRSAVIIGGAGSGKTTLFELLLGSQRPLSGTIELFGEQFSKPSGRQIRRIRRKIGGVGGPFSLVPSLTVTENILMPAIISGERPELQRERMLKILGEFSLLNHAGQYPSTLTRVENMLVQIARASIAYQPLMIIDEPSAGLDSRTYLRVLDYLVQASRSGRSLILLTSEKPPIEIPNSDTYEIAGGGLK
- a CDS encoding peptidoglycan DD-metalloendopeptidase family protein, giving the protein MIRRLTLVVLALLLIGQAMPVAAQESEDVKQQRKELEKIQKDVSRSRQKLDSLRQEEARVQKALTDYDKRLAKEQQTLTKLGRDLTRLQKNIKDAESQFSSRQQSLDLTRRRFLGSLRQFYLTTPRLAADLVNHPSTEYQTNRKLIYLTALVNFEQGNLAQASQIFDQSLQELEKLSSQQGKVTKQKKRRESTVALEKSRKQKQEKALDRLVQMKQQEADRITMLQQAAKEMESIVARLEAKQKKKAEESPETQYEPTVDFAVLQGALRAPYKGTITVRYGSSVDATTKLKSFSPGITIQGDPGGSVAAVAAGQVAYTGNLRGYGNFVIINHDNEHYTTYAGLSQILVTTDQVIRAGDLVGSANAEGVVKFELRRGKQSLNPADWIRSDTF